The following proteins are encoded in a genomic region of Clostridium kluyveri:
- a CDS encoding D-glucuronyl C5-epimerase family protein, with product MKNNKINNRIIIVILTVIILTIINVYFKNSRLPSAINVYTSINNDPETILNYSKYKHSVGGYKEAIEGYEAVINNPLSSKSLKLKAQAYLILSQHGQALEPIETIKYLEDSKAKSNEFKKTGYVFLDRVDYTTTDDYFNASKETCYHESEFTHLDENGLPMVKYSAYNGGDGNFHYNPVTIAQFSLTAFGRYKNGTGTRKQFIDSIDKLLSLQSPSGAMRLDFNFKHYVNSDIYKPGWVSSLAQGQAISVFVRAYQVTGDNKYLNAADKAYMFMCIPVNEGGTKDTSGDLDGTDNVFFQEYITTPKSYTLNGFIFTIIGIYDLSQTKDSIYKGDAHKMFVNCNDTLLKVIHKYDLGCMTAYDAAYIIKKDQYPNMNIQYHATHIELVDAMYSITNNPIYKYYNLMWKSYVV from the coding sequence ATGAAAAATAATAAAATTAATAATAGAATTATAATAGTAATACTTACTGTAATAATATTAACTATTATAAATGTATATTTTAAAAATAGCAGATTACCATCTGCTATAAATGTTTATACATCAATTAATAATGATCCAGAAACTATATTAAATTACTCTAAATATAAACATTCAGTAGGAGGCTATAAAGAAGCTATTGAAGGATATGAGGCTGTTATAAATAACCCTTTATCAAGTAAATCTTTGAAATTGAAAGCACAGGCATATCTTATATTATCACAGCACGGACAAGCATTAGAGCCAATTGAAACAATTAAATACTTAGAAGATAGCAAGGCTAAGAGTAATGAATTTAAAAAAACAGGATATGTATTTTTAGATAGGGTTGATTACACAACTACAGATGATTATTTTAATGCCAGTAAAGAAACTTGTTATCATGAAAGTGAGTTTACTCATCTTGATGAAAATGGCTTACCTATGGTTAAATATAGTGCTTATAATGGGGGAGATGGAAATTTTCATTATAATCCTGTAACAATAGCACAATTTTCTTTGACTGCATTTGGCAGATATAAAAATGGAACCGGTACCAGGAAACAGTTTATAGATTCAATTGATAAATTATTATCCCTGCAGAGTCCTTCAGGTGCCATGAGACTTGATTTTAATTTCAAGCATTATGTAAATAGTGATATCTATAAACCAGGCTGGGTATCATCATTAGCTCAAGGACAGGCTATAAGTGTCTTTGTACGGGCCTATCAGGTAACAGGTGATAATAAATATTTAAATGCCGCAGATAAAGCTTATATGTTTATGTGTATTCCAGTAAATGAAGGCGGCACCAAAGATACTAGTGGGGATTTAGATGGAACCGATAATGTATTTTTTCAAGAATATATTACTACACCAAAATCATATACTTTAAATGGCTTTATATTTACTATTATAGGTATTTATGATTTATCTCAAACTAAAGATAGTATATATAAAGGAGATGCTCATAAGATGTTTGTTAATTGTAATGATACACTTCTAAAAGTTATACATAAATACGATTTAGGCTGTATGACAGCTTATGATGCAGCATATATTATAAAAAAGGATCAGTATCCTAACATGAATATACAATACCATGCAACTCATATAGAACTTGTAGATGCCATGTATTCTATAACTAATAATCCCATATATAAATACTATAATTTAATGTGGAAATCCTATGTTGTTTGA
- a CDS encoding BlaI/MecI/CopY family transcriptional regulator: protein MRKVVAISDAELEIMKIIWKSPNITANKIIEKLKGKTEWKPNTIKTLINRLLNKGAIDFQKEGKEYYYYNLINEEEYKISESKSFLNKIFNGSLNLMLLNFIKTKNLSEKDIEELKKILNNAHK, encoded by the coding sequence TTGAGGAAAGTAGTTGCAATCTCTGATGCGGAACTAGAAATTATGAAAATAATATGGAAAAGCCCTAATATAACAGCAAATAAAATTATTGAAAAACTTAAAGGTAAAACTGAATGGAAACCTAATACCATAAAAACATTAATAAATAGATTACTTAATAAAGGGGCTATTGATTTTCAGAAGGAAGGAAAAGAATACTACTATTATAACTTGATTAATGAAGAGGAGTACAAAATTTCAGAGAGTAAGTCTTTTTTAAATAAAATATTTAATGGATCCTTGAATTTGATGTTACTGAACTTTATAAAAACTAAGAACCTGTCAGAAAAAGATATTGAAGAATTGAAAAAAATTTTAAATAATGCCCATAAATAA
- a CDS encoding M56 family metallopeptidase, with product MVDIVKILFLMSLQGSFLVVFILLIKLILRERLNVKFHYFIWFLLVIKLIIPYGPESNFSIFNIFNSVVDIRTTGLNPVFKINKNNFTISDTKQAELIKNTGTTEKPKNTINPNSIPESDKKNDYKFIFICIWILGIMIMSIFILYGTIKIRLIKKLSTYQQSSNINKILDDCLDIMGIKKKVNLVYTYKINNPCIYGVIKPSIFIPIKILESISEDEFKYILLHEVSHFKRKDTLVNWILIILNIIYWYNPVIWYGFYKMRQDCEIACDNCALKYLEYGENIKYGSAIIKLIQLTNESQILIGTTSIVSSKSEIKKRIIMISKHKKTSWKGILFGIIVIIGVGIVGLTSSSLKVSALDNHKITFTNKTLEKALREKMNKPEGDILKSDVLKIDELNLSYKEKELKSLDGIENLTNLKSLNLTFSYAVDISPLKDLTKLHYLNLSRNYFILNKDISFLKNLVNLERLDLSSDGIEDLTPLKNMKNLRVLNLYSNEITDLNPIKDLNQLKEINLSGGSRDGYNHIKDISILKDFKDLHNLNISFNDVTKSVVDDLQKALPDCNVKCKQLGELDYPRFITCQGWTGDEKYWNDNTENNSFHAEFNPFSGVDIREIAYSTEPYTIKLNSNIVSGKLTVRVYYDGKKLFEKENPEGETVNIPYTSKGVYIESVGEGAKGNFKFELK from the coding sequence ATGGTGGATATAGTAAAAATACTATTTTTAATGTCACTGCAGGGAAGCTTTTTAGTTGTATTTATACTTTTAATAAAATTAATTTTAAGAGAAAGACTTAATGTCAAATTTCACTACTTTATATGGTTTCTGTTAGTAATAAAACTTATCATCCCTTATGGCCCCGAGAGCAATTTCAGCATATTTAACATATTTAATTCTGTAGTGGATATAAGGACTACTGGGTTAAATCCTGTTTTTAAAATTAATAAAAATAACTTTACCATATCAGATACTAAACAGGCAGAGCTTATAAAAAACACTGGAACTACAGAAAAACCTAAAAATACTATAAACCCAAATAGTATACCTGAATCAGATAAAAAAAATGATTATAAATTTATATTTATATGTATATGGATTCTAGGCATTATGATCATGAGTATATTTATATTATATGGAACTATAAAGATTAGGCTTATTAAAAAATTATCTACTTACCAGCAATCATCTAATATTAATAAAATTTTAGATGATTGTTTAGACATAATGGGTATTAAAAAAAAAGTAAATTTAGTATATACCTATAAAATAAACAATCCGTGTATATATGGGGTTATCAAGCCTTCAATTTTTATACCTATAAAGATTTTGGAAAGTATTTCAGAAGATGAATTTAAGTATATTTTATTACATGAGGTTTCTCATTTTAAAAGAAAAGATACTTTAGTAAATTGGATATTGATAATACTGAATATTATATACTGGTATAATCCTGTGATATGGTATGGATTTTATAAGATGAGGCAGGATTGTGAAATTGCATGTGATAACTGTGCCCTGAAGTATTTAGAATATGGGGAAAATATAAAGTATGGAAGTGCAATTATAAAATTGATACAGCTAACTAATGAATCACAGATTTTAATTGGTACTACCTCAATAGTTAGCAGCAAGTCTGAAATAAAAAAGAGAATTATTATGATATCAAAACATAAAAAAACATCATGGAAAGGCATATTATTTGGGATTATAGTTATTATAGGTGTGGGAATAGTTGGATTGACATCATCTAGTTTAAAAGTAAGTGCCCTGGATAACCATAAGATCACATTTACAAATAAAACTTTGGAAAAGGCCTTAAGAGAGAAAATGAATAAACCGGAGGGAGATATATTAAAAAGCGATGTATTAAAGATAGATGAACTCAACCTATCATATAAAGAAAAAGAACTTAAATCTTTAGATGGTATTGAGAATTTAACCAACTTGAAGAGTTTAAATTTAACATTTAGTTACGCAGTTGATATATCACCTTTAAAAGATCTAACAAAACTCCACTATCTAAACCTTTCAAGAAATTATTTTATATTGAATAAAGACATATCTTTCTTGAAAAATTTAGTGAACCTGGAAAGGCTGGATTTGTCATCGGATGGAATAGAAGATTTAACTCCATTAAAAAATATGAAAAATTTAAGGGTATTGAATTTATATTCTAATGAAATTACGGATTTAAACCCTATTAAAGACTTGAATCAGCTTAAAGAAATTAATTTAAGTGGTGGTTCGAGGGATGGATATAACCATATAAAAGATATTTCTATATTAAAGGATTTTAAAGATCTTCATAATCTAAATATTTCATTTAATGATGTTACCAAATCAGTTGTTGATGATTTGCAGAAAGCTCTTCCAGATTGCAATGTGAAATGTAAACAATTAGGAGAATTAGATTATCCCAGATTTATAACCTGCCAGGGATGGACCGGAGATGAAAAATATTGGAATGATAACACTGAAAATAATTCATTTCATGCAGAATTCAATCCATTTAGTGGAGTTGATATAAGAGAGATAGCTTACAGTACAGAGCCTTATACTATAAAGCTCAATTCAAATATTGTAAGTGGAAAATTGACTGTAAGAGTCTATTATGATGGAAAAAAACTCTTTGAAAAAGAGAATCCTGAAGGTGAAACTGTAAATATTCCATATACATCTAAAGGAGTATATATTGAAAGTGTGGGAGAAGGAGCAAAGGGTAATTTTAAATTTGAATTGAAGTAG
- a CDS encoding cell wall-binding repeat-containing protein, with amino-acid sequence MKNKKLLALVLIVSLSTSPLILLKCNRAYAYSTSNGIQNVVRIGGTNRFDTSSKIAEHGWKQSDNVVLVGAQSDIDFADALAGTPLAYSLNAPILLTNIISTPDEINDEISKLKAKNIYILGGTGTVSQAQENIFKSEGYAVTRIAGATRYDTAIKIADELNNKSKLSVVSQSLEDEVKNMGDTIDISKLGDRDQVIKDGNVVMISTIDSQDKENKNEVYNTKNLDQFIRNFNNFKEDKVRIIKYVKQGNQIWINKLADIKYDGKNLIYVTYDIYSGANIVTDSTSASFTKIVKTCSNNNVRYILLENEDTKEDMGVTVLSFSSNSIKI; translated from the coding sequence ATGAAAAATAAAAAATTATTAGCTTTGGTTTTAATTGTGTCCTTGTCTACGTCCCCATTAATCTTATTAAAATGTAATAGGGCATATGCATATTCCACTTCTAATGGAATTCAAAATGTAGTAAGGATTGGAGGAACTAACAGGTTTGATACATCATCTAAAATAGCTGAGCATGGATGGAAGCAGTCAGACAATGTGGTATTAGTAGGTGCACAGAGTGATATTGATTTTGCAGATGCTTTGGCAGGGACACCTCTGGCATATTCTTTAAATGCACCTATATTACTTACCAATATAATTAGCACTCCTGATGAAATTAATGATGAGATAAGTAAATTAAAAGCTAAGAATATATATATATTAGGAGGGACTGGGACAGTATCTCAAGCACAGGAAAATATTTTTAAATCAGAAGGATATGCTGTCACTAGGATAGCTGGAGCCACAAGATATGACACAGCCATAAAAATAGCAGATGAATTAAACAATAAATCTAAATTATCAGTAGTGAGTCAATCTTTAGAAGATGAAGTTAAAAATATGGGGGATACTATTGACATATCTAAATTAGGTGATAGAGACCAAGTAATAAAAGATGGTAATGTAGTTATGATTTCAACAATAGATTCTCAAGATAAGGAAAATAAAAATGAGGTCTATAATACAAAAAATCTTGATCAATTTATTAGGAATTTCAACAATTTTAAAGAAGATAAAGTAAGAATAATTAAGTATGTGAAACAAGGAAACCAGATATGGATTAATAAATTAGCGGATATAAAATATGATGGCAAAAATCTAATTTATGTAACTTATGACATCTATAGTGGAGCAAATATTGTCACAGACTCAACTTCAGCCTCATTTACTAAAATAGTGAAAACATGTTCAAATAATAATGTCAGATATATTTTACTTGAAAATGAAGATACAAAAGAAGATATGGGAGTAACTGTACTTAGCTTCTCATCTAATAGTATAAAAATTTAA
- a CDS encoding EAL domain-containing protein, producing the protein MINYSKIVGIFSRVDEDLGNSSLLVSVRKGLTYMIPLLLIGSIALVFLSLPIPAYQNMMKEIFGDEWKNVFLYIRDGTFNILSLIMVLCISYSYIIELKEKYNHNVSPIIGCLVSLSSFIVVLGISKDNFSIKNFGVIGIFIAIIVAITSSMVFLKLSSLDFLKINAFTDGASSTFNYASNSIYPAAITIAVFAILNQILISVFGISDIQNFISNFFSEIFFKIKSPFWSGILFIFLIHILWFFGMHGSNILEPVAQSIFIPALAKNQTLVSLGQRPTNIFTKTFFDTFILMGGCGTVLCLVCAILIAGKYKNHRRLARLSSIPIIFNINELIVFGLPIVLNPVYLIPFLFTPIILTITSYLAVYSGLVPYTITTVEWTTPIFLSGYVATNSIKGSILQVFNLTLGILCYIPFVKLAESVSYIRMINSFRRVCTVFKENEEKGIVSTLISRNDDTGNISRFLTADLEYALKNNKVTLFYQPQVDYKGDIFGVEALLRWKHDIYGYIYPPLVIVLASEGHLMDKLSYWILNRVCSDLSKMNKLGFPNIIVSINMSVVQLENDYFVNNLEKSIKKHKIAQDKLEIEITEQIALRSSKDIRDRIMAMKKLGVRLAMDDFGMGHSSLMYLKEYEFDTIKLDGSLVREILYNNNCRDIIQSIVSLGKSLNYSVIAEYVEEEEQRDILYELGCHRYQGYLYSKPLNYDELIEYLLDKCESKFCG; encoded by the coding sequence ATGATAAATTATAGTAAAATAGTGGGTATATTTTCTAGAGTCGATGAAGATTTAGGTAACAGTTCTCTGCTGGTTTCAGTGAGAAAAGGACTTACATATATGATTCCATTATTGTTAATTGGTTCTATAGCATTAGTTTTCTTAAGTTTGCCCATTCCTGCATATCAAAATATGATGAAAGAAATTTTTGGTGATGAATGGAAGAATGTTTTTTTGTATATTCGTGATGGTACGTTTAACATATTATCCCTTATTATGGTGCTGTGTATTAGTTATTCTTATATTATAGAACTTAAAGAAAAATATAATCATAATGTTAGTCCAATTATTGGATGTCTGGTATCATTATCTTCTTTTATCGTTGTTTTAGGAATCAGTAAAGATAATTTTTCTATAAAAAATTTTGGAGTGATAGGTATTTTTATTGCCATAATAGTGGCGATTACTTCTTCTATGGTTTTTTTAAAACTCAGCTCCCTTGATTTTTTAAAAATAAATGCTTTTACGGATGGAGCCAGTTCTACTTTTAACTATGCTTCTAATTCTATTTATCCTGCTGCAATTACAATAGCAGTTTTTGCAATTTTAAATCAGATATTGATAAGTGTTTTTGGCATATCAGACATACAGAATTTTATATCCAATTTTTTTAGTGAAATATTTTTTAAAATAAAATCTCCATTTTGGAGTGGTATATTATTTATATTTCTTATTCATATTTTGTGGTTTTTTGGCATGCATGGCAGTAATATTCTTGAACCGGTAGCTCAAAGTATATTTATACCTGCCCTTGCGAAAAATCAGACATTAGTTAGTTTAGGCCAAAGGCCTACAAACATATTTACTAAAACTTTTTTCGATACTTTTATTCTGATGGGGGGATGTGGTACAGTTTTATGCCTGGTATGTGCTATTTTAATTGCAGGAAAATATAAGAACCATCGAAGACTTGCAAGGTTATCATCTATTCCTATAATTTTTAATATTAATGAACTTATTGTATTTGGTCTTCCCATAGTATTAAATCCAGTTTATCTTATTCCATTTTTATTTACACCAATAATATTAACTATAACTTCTTATTTAGCCGTATATTCTGGTTTGGTACCCTACACAATAACTACTGTTGAATGGACAACTCCTATTTTTTTAAGTGGATATGTTGCAACTAATTCCATAAAAGGTAGTATACTGCAAGTATTTAATTTAACCTTAGGAATTTTGTGTTATATACCTTTTGTTAAGTTGGCAGAAAGTGTTTCTTATATAAGAATGATAAATAGTTTTAGAAGGGTATGTACTGTATTTAAAGAAAATGAAGAAAAGGGAATAGTCAGTACGTTGATTTCAAGAAACGATGATACGGGAAATATATCAAGATTTTTAACAGCTGATTTGGAGTATGCCCTTAAAAATAATAAAGTCACGTTATTCTATCAACCACAAGTGGACTATAAAGGGGATATTTTTGGGGTAGAAGCTCTGCTCAGGTGGAAACATGATATATACGGATACATTTATCCTCCTTTAGTTATTGTATTGGCATCAGAAGGGCATCTCATGGATAAACTTAGCTATTGGATATTAAATAGAGTCTGTAGTGATTTAAGTAAAATGAATAAGCTTGGATTTCCAAATATCATAGTATCTATAAATATGTCTGTAGTCCAATTAGAAAACGATTATTTTGTTAATAATCTTGAAAAAAGTATTAAAAAGCATAAAATAGCACAAGACAAGCTTGAAATTGAAATAACAGAGCAAATTGCATTGAGGAGTAGTAAAGATATTCGAGATAGAATTATGGCTATGAAGAAATTGGGAGTACGATTGGCCATGGATGATTTTGGTATGGGACATAGCTCTTTGATGTATCTTAAAGAATATGAATTTGATACCATAAAGCTGGATGGCTCTTTGGTTCGGGAAATTTTATATAATAATAATTGCAGGGATATTATTCAGTCTATTGTATCCTTGGGGAAATCATTAAATTATTCAGTAATAGCGGAATATGTGGAAGAAGAAGAGCAGCGGGATATACTTTATGAACTTGGATGTCATAGATATCAAGGATATTTATACAGTAAACCTCTTAATTATGATGAGCTAATAGAATATTTACTAGACAAATGTGAAAGTAAATTCTGTGGGTAA
- a CDS encoding cyclase family protein, with the protein MKIDLSFKIEKKMLDTMLASIGQINSGLEKAGHIGTHFDVMDKEFSIENILTKGKIFDISNIKASEVNVEDLDLSSIQQNDFVIFHSGILKKYGYGRKEYFSTYIELSDKLIDYLIDKKVSFIGVDMAGIKKPKNHPRADQYCADSGIFIIENLSNLDLLLEEMISNFFTVYTFPVNMSGFSGLPCRVIAEV; encoded by the coding sequence ATGAAAATTGATTTAAGCTTTAAAATAGAAAAAAAGATGCTAGATACTATGTTAGCCTCAATAGGTCAGATAAATTCAGGCTTAGAAAAAGCAGGGCATATAGGAACACATTTTGATGTTATGGACAAGGAATTTTCCATAGAAAACATCCTTACTAAAGGAAAGATATTTGATATAAGTAATATAAAAGCTTCAGAAGTAAATGTAGAAGATCTAGATTTAAGCAGCATACAACAAAATGATTTTGTAATATTTCATTCAGGAATACTAAAAAAGTATGGATATGGTAGAAAAGAATACTTTTCCACATATATAGAACTATCTGATAAATTGATTGATTACCTCATTGACAAAAAAGTAAGCTTTATAGGAGTAGACATGGCTGGAATTAAAAAACCTAAAAATCATCCTAGGGCAGATCAATACTGTGCAGATAGCGGAATATTTATTATTGAAAATTTAAGCAATTTAGACTTATTATTAGAGGAAATGATCTCTAATTTCTTTACAGTATATACTTTCCCTGTAAATATGAGCGGGTTTTCCGGACTTCCTTGCCGGGTAATAGCAGAAGTATAG
- a CDS encoding MarR family transcriptional regulator codes for MEIDNEKIQIKLILNRMTNLWDYITNFTEIHEKALKESLIKYHYEDILNKNLMLSEFHVIDCIGKNQLPNATFISKELDMTKGAISKIAAKLIKKGFIKGNRLENNKKEIYYSLTSKGKIVFQIHEELHEIKNRKFINMLNKYNKEELNTINNFLDDCINSLFQE; via the coding sequence ATGGAAATAGATAATGAAAAAATACAAATAAAATTGATATTAAATAGAATGACAAATCTATGGGACTATATAACTAATTTCACTGAAATTCATGAGAAGGCTTTGAAAGAATCATTAATTAAATACCATTATGAAGATATACTTAATAAAAATTTAATGCTTTCTGAATTTCATGTCATAGATTGTATAGGAAAAAATCAGCTGCCTAATGCAACTTTTATATCAAAAGAATTAGATATGACTAAGGGAGCAATATCTAAAATAGCTGCTAAATTAATAAAAAAGGGTTTTATAAAGGGAAATCGTTTAGAGAATAATAAAAAAGAAATTTATTATAGCTTAACATCTAAGGGAAAAATAGTTTTTCAGATACATGAGGAGCTTCATGAGATAAAGAATAGAAAATTTATAAATATGTTGAATAAATATAATAAAGAAGAATTGAACACAATTAATAATTTTTTAGATGATTGTATAAATAGTTTGTTCCAAGAATAA
- a CDS encoding response regulator transcription factor translates to MAKLLIVDDEQDIHQMIRRYAEREGHETIEASDGLEAVALCRENDFDIVIMDIMMPEMDGFTACKEIRKTKDIPMLMLSARGAEYDKLFGFEVGVDDYVVKPFSPKELMARVNVIINRHKAQSGKTAKEQIELGGLRIDKPGRNVFVDGAKTELTTKEYELLVYLAENNGIVVTRDQILTAVWGYDYYGDDRTVDWQIKLLRSKLGDYRNCIVTIRVFL, encoded by the coding sequence ATGGCAAAGCTACTAATTGTGGACGATGAACAAGACATCCACCAGATGATACGCAGATATGCCGAGCGCGAAGGGCATGAAACAATAGAAGCCTCTGATGGCTTGGAGGCTGTGGCGTTATGCCGGGAAAACGACTTCGATATTGTGATTATGGATATTATGATGCCGGAAATGGATGGGTTTACCGCCTGCAAGGAAATCCGCAAGACAAAGGATATTCCGATGCTGATGCTATCCGCCAGAGGTGCGGAATATGACAAGCTGTTCGGCTTTGAGGTTGGGGTGGACGACTATGTGGTTAAGCCCTTTTCACCCAAAGAACTGATGGCGCGTGTGAATGTGATTATCAATCGGCACAAAGCACAGTCCGGCAAGACAGCTAAGGAGCAAATCGAATTGGGCGGTCTGCGAATTGACAAGCCGGGACGAAATGTATTTGTGGATGGAGCGAAAACGGAACTGACAACCAAGGAATACGAACTGCTGGTTTACCTTGCCGAAAACAATGGCATTGTAGTGACAAGAGATCAAATTCTCACCGCGGTGTGGGGTTACGATTACTATGGCGATGACCGGACGGTAGATTGGCAAATCAAACTGCTGCGGAGCAAGCTGGGTGATTATCGCAACTGCATTGTGACCATACGAGTATTCCTGTAA
- a CDS encoding IS110 family transposase, whose translation MNNRIIVPNTLILGIDIAKENHYGQFVVNGEYIKKPFLIKNTRESFECLLDSIRQLKAKYNLDYVLVGMEPTGHYWKNLAYYLKSQGIELCLVNPYHVNKIKELEDNSPTKNDKKDAKIISKLIYQGQYLNCMFEEELYVNLRLCSNNRQELKKQFISEKVRLIALLDEYFPEFKKMFSDILGKSALCILKTCPFPQDIVNIGVSELTQKLLDATHNRVGFKKAELVFNAAKTSIGVPVGLEGARYRLRLILRQLEALQKELDDVEKLMEEYLLQTGYSEYLLSIKGVGIVTAAGFLAEIGDISKYDSYKQIQKVAGLNLKETSSGMKKGKTKISKRGRSNLRNILYQAATVMVAKNAAFKEIYTHLTKRQENQLTGKQAIVALSVRLIKVMYTLCKKKTTYTHDKVHGLTSYQQAA comes from the coding sequence ATGAATAATCGAATTATAGTTCCTAACACATTAATATTAGGGATAGACATAGCAAAGGAAAATCACTATGGTCAATTTGTAGTAAATGGTGAATATATAAAAAAGCCGTTCCTTATAAAGAATACCAGAGAATCTTTCGAATGTCTATTAGATTCAATCAGACAATTAAAGGCGAAATATAACTTAGATTATGTATTAGTAGGAATGGAGCCAACAGGTCACTATTGGAAGAATCTTGCTTACTACTTAAAAAGTCAAGGGATAGAGCTATGCTTGGTCAATCCATATCATGTTAATAAAATTAAGGAGCTTGAAGATAATAGTCCAACTAAGAATGACAAAAAAGATGCCAAGATTATTTCTAAACTTATATATCAAGGTCAATACCTAAACTGCATGTTTGAGGAAGAACTCTACGTAAATCTTCGATTATGCAGCAACAATAGGCAAGAGCTAAAAAAACAGTTTATCTCAGAAAAAGTAAGACTAATAGCGCTATTAGATGAATACTTTCCAGAATTTAAAAAGATGTTTTCAGATATCTTAGGAAAGTCCGCTTTATGTATACTGAAAACATGTCCTTTCCCACAAGATATAGTGAATATAGGAGTTTCTGAGCTTACTCAAAAGCTTCTAGATGCTACACATAATCGTGTTGGATTTAAGAAAGCAGAGCTGGTTTTTAATGCAGCTAAAACTTCAATAGGAGTGCCTGTAGGGCTTGAAGGGGCCAGATATAGATTAAGGCTTATTTTAAGGCAATTAGAAGCTTTACAAAAGGAACTAGATGATGTGGAAAAGCTCATGGAAGAATATCTTTTGCAGACAGGTTATTCAGAATATTTACTTAGCATAAAAGGTGTAGGCATAGTAACAGCTGCGGGTTTTCTAGCTGAAATTGGAGACATATCAAAATATGACAGCTATAAGCAAATACAGAAAGTGGCAGGACTTAACTTGAAAGAAACCAGCTCTGGCATGAAAAAAGGTAAAACTAAAATTAGTAAAAGAGGTCGTTCAAATTTAAGAAATATTCTATATCAGGCAGCAACTGTTATGGTAGCTAAGAATGCTGCATTTAAAGAAATATATACCCATTTAACGAAAAGACAGGAAAATCAATTAACCGGAAAACAAGCAATAGTTGCACTAAGTGTAAGACTTATAAAAGTTATGTACACTTTATGCAAGAAAAAAACAACATATACACATGACAAAGTTCATGGGTTGACAAGTTATCAACAAGCAGCTTAA